From the genome of Arthrobacter alpinus, one region includes:
- the dnaG gene encoding DNA primase, which translates to MAGLIKREDIDEVRTRTDLKEIVDAYVTLKSAGIGSFKGLCPFHDERSPSFHVRPQMGYFHCFGCQESGDVISFIQKMDHIPFSEAVEKLASRIGFELHYEDGGTGPRREDVGRRQRLLDAHKIAGEFFREQLLTPAATTARQFLAERGFERSAADHFGVGFSPQGWDSLLKHLSAKGFTHEELKLTGMFSESSSGASQNRIYDRFRGRLMWPIRDIAGDTVGFGARKLFEDDQGPKYLNTPETQLYKKSQVLYGIDLAKRNIASKRQLVVVEGYTDVMACHLAGVDTAVATCGTAFGAEHIKVARRLLSDDGSGGEVVFTFDGDAAGQKAALKAFDEDQRFVAQTFVAVEPSGADPCELRQRGGDEAVHSLIRSRRPLFEFAIRSTLAKFDLSTVEGRVSGLRASAPVVAAIRDGSTRMGYSQALAGWLGIADPNEVLRAVKGAEKRAHAQPSHSPATQHPGSSPSAPARGDRGPGAGNGVGTTPLPAEPEFSRPDPRDPQGRMEREALEVVLQHPGLLSTGNWQHFHATEFMIPAYKALQHGIAAAGESLAASSQWLEAVRENVPPVLSSLVSELALSPLPATKEETLNRYCRDILRRLFEMQITRLKQERLGALQRMDPAVDPEGYQMLQRELMELETARRALRGD; encoded by the coding sequence GTGGCTGGGCTAATTAAACGAGAAGACATAGACGAGGTGCGAACGCGCACCGACCTCAAAGAAATCGTCGACGCCTACGTCACCTTAAAATCCGCAGGAATCGGCTCCTTCAAGGGCCTGTGCCCGTTCCACGACGAGCGCAGCCCCTCCTTCCATGTGCGCCCCCAGATGGGCTATTTCCACTGTTTTGGTTGCCAGGAGAGTGGCGATGTCATCTCCTTCATCCAGAAGATGGACCACATTCCCTTCTCTGAGGCGGTGGAAAAACTTGCGTCCCGCATCGGCTTCGAACTCCACTACGAGGACGGCGGGACGGGCCCGCGCCGCGAAGACGTGGGGCGGCGGCAACGGCTCCTGGATGCCCACAAGATCGCTGGTGAATTCTTCCGCGAACAGCTTCTGACCCCGGCCGCTACCACGGCACGGCAGTTCCTGGCTGAGCGCGGTTTTGAACGCAGCGCCGCCGACCACTTTGGGGTCGGGTTTTCCCCTCAGGGCTGGGATTCGCTACTCAAGCACCTGAGCGCGAAGGGCTTCACCCACGAGGAGCTCAAGCTCACCGGCATGTTCTCGGAAAGTTCCTCCGGTGCCAGCCAGAACAGGATCTACGACAGGTTCCGCGGCAGGCTCATGTGGCCCATCCGGGACATCGCCGGGGATACCGTGGGCTTTGGCGCCCGCAAGCTCTTCGAGGACGACCAGGGCCCGAAGTACCTGAACACCCCCGAAACCCAGCTCTACAAGAAGTCCCAGGTCCTGTACGGGATCGACCTGGCCAAGCGCAACATCGCCTCTAAGCGGCAGCTGGTGGTGGTGGAGGGCTACACCGACGTCATGGCCTGCCACCTGGCTGGCGTGGATACGGCCGTGGCAACCTGCGGCACCGCCTTCGGTGCCGAGCACATCAAGGTGGCCCGCCGGCTGCTGTCCGACGACGGCAGTGGGGGAGAGGTGGTCTTCACCTTCGACGGCGACGCCGCCGGGCAAAAGGCGGCCCTGAAGGCGTTCGATGAGGACCAGCGCTTCGTGGCGCAGACCTTTGTGGCCGTGGAGCCCTCCGGAGCTGACCCCTGCGAGCTGCGCCAACGCGGCGGTGACGAGGCCGTGCACTCCTTGATCCGCTCCCGACGGCCCCTGTTTGAATTCGCCATCCGCTCCACACTGGCCAAGTTCGACCTGAGTACCGTGGAAGGGCGGGTGAGCGGGCTGCGGGCCTCAGCTCCAGTGGTGGCCGCCATCCGCGACGGCTCCACCCGGATGGGCTACAGCCAGGCACTGGCAGGCTGGCTGGGTATCGCCGACCCCAACGAGGTGCTGCGCGCGGTCAAGGGCGCCGAGAAGCGGGCCCACGCTCAGCCTTCCCACAGCCCTGCCACACAGCATCCGGGGAGCTCTCCGAGCGCCCCGGCGCGCGGTGACCGCGGGCCGGGTGCAGGCAACGGCGTCGGAACTACGCCACTGCCAGCTGAACCGGAGTTTTCCCGGCCCGACCCGAGGGATCCGCAGGGGCGCATGGAACGTGAAGCCCTGGAAGTGGTGCTCCAACACCCCGGCTTGCTCTCCACAGGCAATTGGCAACACTTCCATGCCACTGAATTCATGATCCCTGCCTACAAGGCGCTCCAGCATGGCATTGCGGCGGCGGGGGAGTCGTTGGCTGCATCCTCGCAATGGCTGGAGGCTGTGCGGGAGAACGTTCCGCCCGTCCTGTCCTCGCTAGTGTCGGAGTTGGCGCTGAGCCCGCTGCCGGCCACCAAGGAGGAAACGCTGAACAGGTACTGCCGCGACATCCTGCGCAGGCTCTTTGAGATGCAAATCACGCGGTTGAAGCAGGAACGCCTCGGGGCCTTGCAACGCATGGACCCGGCAGTGGATCCAGAGGGCTATCAGATGCTTCAGCGTGAGCTGATGGAGCTGGAAACTGCCCGTAGGGCGTTGCGGGGGGACTGA
- a CDS encoding multidrug effflux MFS transporter translates to MTPTIHPGDSLSRRQKLIYILVLGLLTALGPFTIDLYLPAFPIIGKELGVSATAVQLTLTATTIGFAAGQLIVGPFSDKFGRRVPLIVATAVHVLASVGAAMSTDITMLGVFRVLQGIGAAGGGVVAMAMVRDLFGGYQLVRMLSRMALVNGMAPILAPVIGSQLLGVMDWPGIFWFLAGYGTLVVVAAFVFIIETLPPEKRKSDGVSVTDRYKAVFSDRIFVGTLFVGGLNFAALFTYLSASTFLFQETYGFTAQQYGFLFAVNSVGVVAGVQTAARIMRHTGPQWVIAWATVGQVAAAAAMVVCDQLGLGLWGAIVPLWFFICATGFMFPSVQVMGLARNGKQAGTAASLLGAATFGFAGLITPVVGLVGVSTATPMAAVMGTCSLLAMAALWFIVRPRLVPKI, encoded by the coding sequence TTGACCCCCACCATTCACCCCGGCGACAGCTTGTCCCGGCGACAAAAGCTCATTTACATCCTGGTACTTGGTCTGCTGACCGCCTTGGGCCCATTCACCATTGACTTGTACCTCCCGGCGTTCCCAATCATTGGCAAGGAACTCGGTGTCAGCGCCACCGCCGTGCAGCTGACACTGACCGCGACCACGATCGGCTTTGCCGCCGGCCAGCTGATCGTGGGCCCATTCAGCGACAAATTTGGTCGGCGCGTGCCGCTGATCGTAGCCACCGCCGTGCACGTGCTGGCCTCCGTTGGCGCCGCCATGTCCACGGACATCACCATGCTGGGCGTCTTCCGTGTCCTGCAGGGCATTGGCGCAGCCGGCGGCGGCGTGGTGGCCATGGCCATGGTCCGGGACCTTTTTGGCGGCTACCAGTTGGTGAGGATGCTCTCTCGCATGGCTCTGGTCAACGGCATGGCACCCATTCTGGCCCCGGTCATCGGCTCCCAGCTGCTGGGCGTCATGGACTGGCCCGGGATCTTCTGGTTCCTGGCCGGGTATGGGACCTTGGTGGTGGTTGCCGCTTTTGTCTTCATTATTGAAACGCTGCCGCCGGAAAAGCGGAAGTCCGACGGCGTGAGCGTCACGGACCGCTACAAGGCGGTGTTCAGTGACAGGATTTTTGTTGGCACGCTCTTTGTGGGAGGGCTGAACTTCGCCGCCTTGTTCACCTACCTGTCGGCGTCGACGTTCTTGTTCCAGGAAACTTACGGCTTTACGGCGCAACAGTATGGGTTCTTGTTCGCCGTGAACTCCGTGGGCGTGGTGGCAGGCGTGCAGACCGCGGCGCGGATCATGCGCCATACCGGACCGCAGTGGGTGATCGCATGGGCGACGGTGGGGCAGGTGGCCGCGGCTGCGGCCATGGTGGTGTGCGACCAGCTGGGGCTTGGCCTGTGGGGTGCAATCGTGCCGCTGTGGTTTTTCATCTGCGCCACAGGGTTCATGTTCCCCTCCGTCCAGGTCATGGGACTGGCTCGCAACGGCAAACAGGCAGGCACAGCGGCTTCGCTCCTGGGCGCTGCAACCTTTGGGTTCGCCGGTTTGATTACCCCGGTGGTGGGCCTAGTGGGCGTTTCGACGGCCACGCCCATGGCCGCCGTCATGGGGACGTGCAGCCTGTTGGCTATGGCGGCCCTGTGGTTCATTGTGCGCCCGCGCCTGGTGCCTAAGATCTAG
- a CDS encoding phage holin family protein, which yields MTGAQHDVHVEAEEHRAPDGSTLVSAIKTTARLVPRQITDEIDLAKLELGHKKARVGGVAVFAALALVFLALLVIALVVAAIAGLATVMPLWLSALVISATLLVLIAICGLVTFTKFKSLLPLLPENAWRGIRHDLGILREGRDFDPSTLLPKKLSKEEKKAQKMHAEAAAAQAKAEREAKAAELGPKANEHELIERTNTRREHLASLREELLEQAHVKKQTGYLLDQAKVKAKSTLSSTAGGPMAQGIETVKTRWKPLSVFAVSATACVLLLRKLFKK from the coding sequence ATGACAGGTGCGCAACACGACGTGCACGTCGAAGCCGAGGAACACCGAGCGCCTGACGGCTCAACCCTGGTGTCCGCGATCAAGACAACGGCCAGGCTGGTGCCCCGCCAGATTACCGACGAGATTGACCTTGCCAAACTGGAACTCGGGCACAAGAAAGCACGGGTGGGTGGTGTGGCGGTTTTCGCCGCCCTGGCCCTGGTGTTCCTGGCATTACTGGTCATTGCCTTAGTGGTGGCAGCCATCGCGGGGCTGGCCACGGTCATGCCGCTGTGGCTGTCAGCCCTGGTGATCAGCGCCACACTACTGGTCCTGATTGCCATCTGCGGACTCGTAACGTTCACGAAGTTCAAATCCCTGCTGCCACTGCTGCCAGAAAATGCCTGGCGGGGAATTCGGCACGACCTAGGCATCCTTCGCGAAGGCCGGGACTTTGACCCCTCCACGCTCCTTCCCAAGAAGCTGAGCAAGGAAGAGAAGAAAGCACAAAAGATGCACGCAGAGGCCGCAGCCGCTCAGGCGAAGGCCGAACGCGAGGCCAAGGCCGCCGAACTCGGCCCCAAGGCAAACGAGCACGAACTCATTGAACGGACCAACACCCGCCGCGAGCATTTGGCGTCCCTGCGCGAAGAGTTGCTGGAACAAGCCCACGTGAAGAAGCAGACCGGGTATTTGCTGGACCAAGCCAAGGTCAAGGCAAAAAGCACGCTCAGTTCCACAGCGGGAGGACCAATGGCCCAGGGGATTGAAACAGTGAAAACGCGGTGGAAACCACTGAGCGTCTTCGCCGTGTCTGCCACCGCTTGTGTGTTGTTGCTGCGAAAGTTATTCAAGAAGTAA
- a CDS encoding CDP-alcohol phosphatidyltransferase family protein: MAAGSSTRMANPNAIVTIPNIITVVRFLGTPLFVWLVLVKEEYGWGVFVLAMMGCTDWIDGFVARKLNQASKLGRMMDPVADRVALVAVVITMVIAHILPLWLLLLLLIPDVVLLAVTLYFFRGDAGLRVTMLGKTRTAALMIGTPMLLLAKALDSDFTFVLSWVILAAAMVMHVIAFSQYFRAVLLKHRQIHHPAPAQEQPPAMGQP; the protein is encoded by the coding sequence ATGGCTGCCGGATCCAGTACGCGCATGGCCAATCCGAACGCCATTGTCACCATTCCCAATATCATCACCGTAGTGAGGTTTCTGGGGACCCCTTTGTTTGTTTGGCTGGTGCTGGTCAAAGAAGAGTACGGCTGGGGTGTTTTTGTCCTCGCCATGATGGGGTGCACCGATTGGATTGACGGGTTCGTGGCCCGCAAGCTGAACCAAGCCTCAAAGCTGGGCCGCATGATGGACCCCGTGGCTGACAGGGTGGCTCTCGTAGCCGTCGTGATCACCATGGTCATCGCCCACATCCTGCCGCTGTGGCTGTTGCTGCTGCTGTTGATTCCCGACGTCGTCCTACTTGCCGTCACACTGTACTTCTTCCGTGGCGATGCCGGGCTGAGGGTCACCATGTTGGGCAAGACACGCACTGCCGCGTTGATGATCGGCACGCCCATGTTGCTGCTCGCCAAGGCGCTTGATTCGGATTTCACGTTTGTGCTGTCCTGGGTGATCCTGGCTGCGGCCATGGTGATGCACGTCATCGCCTTTAGTCAATACTTCCGCGCAGTGCTCCTCAAGCACCGGCAAATCCACCATCCGGCACCTGCGCAGGAACAGCCGCCTGCCATGGGCCAGCCGTGA
- a CDS encoding DMT family transporter: MGIAVACAVAGAFFLAFGAQRQGSAVQSNTGGLALGGSSLLRLIRNPRWVVGLLLLGAGMVLNVVALTLGTLTVIQPIGAIALVITTIVNSRDQGLRINRATVVAISACVTGSALFVLLAVNVVSENTHVTVQQELTVVLLLAVVLGIFGGALVMFKHKLKAFFYILGAGVLFGFVAVLTRIISKQFFDPNGLFLLNVQWYSIIAIAAAGGLGSWFVQSAYASGPPDLVIAGLTVIDPMIGIAIGIVILGELRPDVPPVIAISMAGAALLAIVGVVALSRHHPDVVKRRADAKREPRK; the protein is encoded by the coding sequence ATGGGCATAGCCGTGGCCTGTGCCGTGGCGGGGGCGTTTTTCCTCGCCTTCGGGGCGCAGCGACAAGGCAGTGCCGTGCAAAGCAACACCGGTGGTTTGGCGTTGGGCGGCTCAAGTTTGTTGCGGCTCATCCGCAACCCGCGCTGGGTTGTTGGGTTGCTGCTCCTGGGTGCGGGCATGGTGTTGAACGTGGTGGCCCTCACCCTGGGCACCTTGACGGTCATCCAACCCATTGGTGCCATCGCCTTGGTGATTACCACCATCGTCAACTCACGCGACCAAGGCCTCCGGATCAACCGCGCAACAGTGGTGGCGATCAGCGCCTGTGTCACCGGTAGTGCGCTGTTCGTGCTTCTGGCCGTGAACGTGGTCAGTGAAAATACCCACGTCACAGTCCAACAAGAGCTGACCGTGGTGCTGTTGCTCGCCGTCGTGCTTGGTATTTTTGGTGGCGCACTGGTGATGTTCAAGCACAAGCTCAAGGCGTTCTTCTACATTCTTGGCGCCGGAGTGCTCTTTGGCTTTGTGGCAGTGTTGACACGCATCATTTCCAAACAGTTCTTTGACCCCAACGGGCTGTTTCTGCTCAACGTGCAATGGTATTCAATCATTGCGATTGCTGCTGCCGGCGGCCTAGGCAGTTGGTTTGTGCAAAGCGCCTACGCCAGCGGGCCCCCTGACCTTGTCATCGCAGGGCTGACGGTCATTGATCCGATGATTGGCATCGCCATCGGCATTGTGATCCTAGGTGAGTTGCGTCCCGATGTGCCGCCGGTGATAGCGATATCCATGGCGGGAGCGGCATTGCTTGCTATCGTGGGTGTTGTTGCGCTGTCGCGGCACCATCCGGACGTGGTCAAACGGCGGGCGGATGCCAAAAGGGAGCCACGGAAGTAA